One segment of Marinobacter sediminum DNA contains the following:
- a CDS encoding adenine phosphoribosyltransferase produces MDYFSQSIKKAIRTVPDWPKPGVAFRDITTVLQDKTAFRKLIDAFVHRYHGHDIDAVAAVDARGFIIGSALAYELNASLVLVRKKGKLPFDTLVEDYELEYGTASVELHKDAFKSGDKVVLVDDLIATGGTMLAAARLIRRIGAEIVEVAAMIDLPDLGGSRKLQEEGLQVYTVCSFEGE; encoded by the coding sequence ATGGATTATTTTTCGCAAAGCATCAAAAAAGCCATTCGCACTGTGCCGGACTGGCCAAAGCCTGGCGTAGCCTTTCGGGACATCACGACGGTCCTTCAGGACAAAACAGCATTTCGAAAGCTGATCGATGCCTTTGTCCACCGCTATCATGGTCATGATATTGATGCCGTTGCAGCAGTCGATGCCCGCGGCTTCATCATAGGCTCTGCCCTGGCGTACGAGCTCAACGCCTCACTGGTACTGGTCCGCAAGAAAGGCAAGCTGCCCTTTGACACCCTGGTCGAGGACTATGAGCTCGAGTACGGCACCGCCTCCGTTGAACTTCACAAAGACGCCTTCAAATCAGGCGACAAGGTGGTTCTGGTGGATGACCTGATCGCCACCGGCGGTACCATGTTGGCGGCGGCCCGTCTGATCCGCCGGATTGGCGCGGAGATCGTTGAGGTTGCAGCGATGATTGACCTGCCCGATCTCGGCGGCTCCCGGAAGCTTCAGGAGGAGGGGCTTCAGGTTTATACTGTTTGCTCGTTCGAAGGGGAATAG